The DNA sequence TTCGGGCCGTGGAGCCCCGGATCGCCCTGGTAGCCGATATCGGGTATCGATCCCAGCACCAGTCTGTCTATTGATACCCGGGCGGCGAATGCCGAGCCTGCCATGATCTTGATAATGGGGGGCATCAGCCGATTGAGTGCGGCAAGGCTGGTGTCGGGACTGACCGCGATGTCATTGAATGAACCCGCCAAGGTATTGAAATCAGCGATGACGCTGCGGCCGCTGGTGTCGGTACCCGCGATCGACGGGAATTTGGAGAGCTGCTTGGTCACCGCACCCACCTGGTCGGCGAGGTCTGCGATATGAGATGCATTGGCTGACAGAGTGTCCGTGGCAGGCGCGGCAGCGACCAAGAGCTCCGAGAGCGTCTCGTGCCGCGTGTTCATCTCAGCGGCAAGCTGTGCGGTGTCCCGCAGCGCGGAATCCAGCTGACCGGAGCGGGCGTTGAGAGTGCCCAGCAGCCGGTTCGACTTTCCGATCAGATCGCCGAACGCCGCACCGTTGGGCCCGGTGGCGCGGCCGAGGCCGTTGACCGTGCCGGTGAGATTGCGTACCGCACCGCCGTTGACGACGATGGCCGCCGAACTCAGCACCGCCTCCACCGTCGCGGCGGCGGTGGTCGAATCCAGACCAATAGTGTCCCCGTCCCGCAGGAGGGGTGCGTTGGCGTCCGCGGGTCGCGGCGGTTTCAGCGCGGCGAACACGTCGCCCAGCGGCGTCGCGGTGCGCAGTTCCACGGTGGTCCCCTTGGGAATCTCCACATCCGAACGAATCCGCATCGTGACCACGGCGGTGTAGTTGGTGGTGCTCATGGAATCGACCTCGCCGACGTCGGCGCCGCCCAGTTTCACCTTGGCACGCGAGGGCAGGTTCAAGATGTTGGTGAACACCGCCGTCAGGCCATAGGTACCACCGGTCAGGCCCGGTGCCGGAAGCGGGAGGCTGGCCAGACCGTTAGTGCTGCAGCCGCTCGTCAGCAGCACAGCGAGCACCACCGCGGGCCCTGCGTATCTTTGCCATCTGTTCATTTCTGCCCCATCGCCGCAAGACCATCGAGCACATACGTCAATCCGAAATCGGGTCCGTAGTCCTGCAGAGTGCCTGTGCTGCATCCCAGTTGGCGCAGGCCCATGAGATTGCAGATCTCCTTGGCGGCCTGGGTGTCGAACAACAACCTGTCCACCGGCACGTGGGCACGCACCACGTTGTTGATCGGGTCGACGATGTTGTAGACGTTGTCCGCCATCAGTGGAAGCAGATCGAACCCTTCCGATAGCTCTCGCCGGTTGTCATATATCGCCTGGGCGATTTGGTTGGAGTTACCGACAGATTGCTTGATGGCATCGCGATTCTGCTCCAGAAGTGAACCCGCCTGCATCAGAATGTTATTCAGCTGCTTTCCGGTAGTGCCCGATCCCAACTGCTCCTGATCGAGCACCTGGGACAGCTGCCGCACCTGGGAGGAGAACTCCCGGATGTTCTGGTCGTTACGTGCCGCGGCATCGAAGAGCGAGCTGAGCCGGGTGATGATCTTGGTCAGCTGATCACGAGTCATCGCACCGCCGTCGGCACTCAGACGAAGCGCCTTGGATAACTCGTCCAGAGATGCCCTCATCAACTCACCGTTGCCGGACAGCGCATTGGCGCTGTTGTTCACGACATCCGCCAGCGGCCCGCCGCCCTTACCGTCGCCCTTCATCGCCTTGGCGAGCCTGTCGATCATGGCGAGCACCCGATCAAACTCCACGGGCGTCTTCGTGCGGTCCAGCCCGATGACGTCTCCGTTCTTGAGCGTCGGTCCACCGCGATAAACCGGTGTCAGTTCGATGTGACGATCGGTAAGAATTGAGGTGGACACCGTAACGGCCTTGGCATCTGCCGGAACCTTGACCTTCGAGTCGACTTCGAATTCAACTTCCATATAGGTGCCACGCGAGGTGATCTTCGTGACCTTGCCAATCGGCATGCCGAGCACCGATACCTTGTTGTCGGGGTAGAGGCCGGAGACCGATTCGAATTGGGCCGTGATGGTGAGCCTGTTGATCCGCTCACGCACGTAGGTCCACCCGACGGCCGCCACCACCACCGCGACCACCACCGCCAGTGCCCCCGCGATCCAGATGACTCGCCGCGTCCGTGTGCTTATCGGTGTGCTCATTGGCAGTCCTTGAAGTACGGGATCATGTTGAACTGCTTGGCCCGTCCACTGATCGCGCACATCCACGAATCCACCGCGAGACCACCCGGCGCGCTCAGCTCGAGTGCGTTTCCGTAACCCGTGAGATTGGTGAAGTTTCGGGCCGCGACCGCCGTCACCTGCAAGATGCTCCGGAACAAGTCATCATGGCCGCCGATCAAATTGCTGAAGGTCTTTACATCGGCGATGAGCGCATCGACCGCGCGCCTGTCCTTGACCACCACCTTGCTCAGGAAGTTCGTCAGCTCGGTCACCGCACGCATCATGGAGTGGAAACTCGCTTGCCGAGAAACGAACTCGCCGAGCAGATCACGGCCCTGAACGATCAGCTTGCCGATGTCGCCCTGTTGCCGGTACAGGGTGCCCGACACCAACTCGGTACTGGCCAGCAGCGTGCCGATCTGATCGCGGCGATGCGATATCACCGACGACAGGGTCTGAATGTTCTCCATGGCCTGCGGCAGTACAGCGGGTAAGCCCTCGAGCTGTTTACCCAGTATCGCCACCGACTCCGCGATCTTGTCCGCGTCTACCTGTTCGAAAGTGGCGGTTGCGTCCTGGAGCGTGGCCTGTAGGTCGTAGGGAACGTCGGTATGCGCAAGATCGATTCGGCGATTGGGCAACACACCCTCACCGCTGTTGCGCAACTCCACATACTGATTGCCGAGAATCGTGGTGATCTTGATCGACGCTTTGGCGTCCTTACGCAAAGTGATGTCGTCGCGGACCCGCATGCCGACTTCGATGTGATCGCCCGCCAGCTCGACACTCGTGACGTTCCCCACCGGAACCCCGGCATACGACACATTGGCACCCGGTTGCAGCGACGCCGCCTGCAAGAACTCCCCGGTGTAGTGGCTGTAACCGATGCCAATCGCCTTCACCAGCAGCATCGCCCCCACCAGGGAGCCGATCACCGCGAGCGCGATGGCGCCCAACCAGATCTTGTTATACGTCTCAACCGGGCGTCGCGAAATACGCTGCCACACTGTGGGTTTATCCATCTGCCAGGTTCCTGCATTTCGGAGTGTATTGAGCCTTGTTACCGGGGGTAGCGGCATTCACGATGATCGGAACGATGTCGTTGAGTCCGGGGAAAAAACCGGTGATGTTGAGATCGCAGACGTATCCGTTGATGAAGGCGCCTTCTTGGGTGGTGCGCGCGACACCCTTGAGGAGTAGCGGCAGGTTGGCGCCGGTGAAGGCAAGCTGGGGTTCGACGGAATTCAGGTGACCGACGAACCCCGGTTCCCGATAAAGTATTTCGTTCAGCTGCGGATACACAGAGTCTGAGATTTTCGACAACCGACGCACCGCGAAACCCGTCGAACCGATCGAATCCACCAACCCCGCCCGGCGGTTGTCCAGGATTGCCACCATCTCACGGGTATGCGTCAACACGCTGTCCAGGTTTTTATTCTGTCCAGCAAGGGTTTTCGTCAGGCCATTGAGGTTGGTGATCACATCGTCGAGAACCTTGTCGCGGCCCGCGAAGGTCTCGGTGAGCTGCGATGTCTGGTCAACCAGGCCGACGATCGAGCCGCTGTCCCCCTGTAGAGACTTGACGACACCGTCGGTGAGATTGTCGACCTCGGCGGGATCGAGCACACTGAAAAGGGGTTCAAATCCGTGTAGCAGCATGCCGATGTCGAAGGACGGCTCCGTCTGCTCCACGGGAATCACGCTCCCCGGCTTGAGCCGATCGGTGCCGCCGGTCTTCCCCAGGGATAGTCCCAGGTAACGCTGACCGACGATGTTCTGGTACGTGATCGTCGCAATCGTATTGCCGTACAACGGCTGCTCGGTCTGTACCCGGAACTCCACCTTGGCCAGATCACCGTCGATCGCGACCGATTCAATGCGCCCAACCCGAACGCCCGCCACGCGCACGTCATCCCCGTCCCGCAACCCGGTGACATCGGTGAACATCGCGGCATAGTCGTAGGTGGATCCGGCGACATCTCGGCGCAGGGTGGAGTACACCAGCCACGTCATCGCCACCGCGATCACCATGAACACCGACAGACCAATTAACGGTCCACGAAATTTCATCGCTGTCCCCCCGACTGAGCCTGCTGGGCAACAACGGGTTTGGTACCGCGCGCGACCGGCCCCAGCAGCAGCTGGGTGGACGAGGTTGCCGCGCTTCCGGTGATCATGCCCAGCTGCTCGCGTTCGGTCGTGCTACCGATCGGCCCAACGGCCCCACCGAACGAGGCGGGTGCAGTCGCAACGGGGGCGGGGGCGGCGCCACCGGGCAATGGTGGCGGTTCGGCGTCATCAGGGTCAGCGGTGCCGGGGATACGTGGCGACGGATTGGGCTGCCACCACGGCAACGGCGGGTTGGGGTCCTGCAAGTTCGGGGAGGGATTGTGCAGCGGCGGCCCGGTGACGATCAGATTCCCGTCCGGTCCGACCTCGGTTCCCGGCGGCGGCGCAAGATCGGGCGGTGGCTTGAAGTTCTGCGGCAGCAGTACTTCGGGGAGATCGGGGCGCACCACCAGCTCGGGTGCGGTGAAGCAGCTCGGCCCCTTCAGCTCCCCGTACCGCGGGCAATCGGCGCGCGTGTACATCGTCGACGGCGTGAAGGACAGATTTCCCCGGATATTGACGACGTCCCTTTCCGGATCCCACACGTCACTGAAGAACTTGTCGGAGAACACCTTCAGTCGCGCCGCGATCGGCAGGAAGTGCACAGAGTTCTGGGCGAGCACGCCGACAACCGGGGTCAACTTGGTGGTGATGTCGATCATCCGGTCGGTCTGGTTGTCCAACGACTGCCGGACGGTGCCGGTGGTGTGCAATCCGGCGTTGAGCAGAGTCTGCAACTGGTCCCGCCTTTCGGCCAGCGTCTGCATGGGCTTAACCGCCTGATGCAGTGCATCGACGAGCTCCGGAGCGGTCGTCTGCAGCCCCTTGGTCGCGTTCAGGAGCGCGGACAGGGTCGACGGGCCCGTATCCGTCGCGACGACGTCGTTGAGTTGGTCGATGATCCTGGTCAGTTGGCCGGCCGCGTTCAGAAGGGTCGCACGCCGACCCTCGGTCGCCGCGGCGATGACGGCGAAGATACCCACCGAATCGTCATCGCGGCCGCGCCCGTTGGCCAGGAGGATGTCACGGAGCTTGCTGATGGTCGTCTGGAACAGCACCGTCGGGAGCTCGGTGTCCTCGCCGATAACGGTTCCATTGGTGATCGCCGCACCGGGTCCGTGGTCTACCAGCTCCACCGAGGAGACCGCGAAGACGTTACTGGGGACCACTCTGGCGGTGACCGACCGCGGAATCGTCGGCGCCAGATCGGGTTTCAGATCGATGTGAACGACATTGGGCCTACCACGCTGCGAGGGGGTCAAATCATTGACCGAACCCACGAGCACGCCCTGGAATTTGACGTCCGACTTCGCGGGAAGGCCGTCTCCTACGTTCGTGAGTTCTGCCACCACACGCACGTAGTTGTTGAACCGGCCGGTCGACTTGATGACCAAGGCGGTACCTATCAGGGCGGCCACGAGGGCGATCGCCAGGCCGCACAGGAGGAGCTGGCGATCCGACGGACCGCGGCCGTCGGACTCAAAGGAGTTCGGCACACAGACCTCCTTCGGCATCTGGACGCACCACGGTGCGGCGCCACCACAGCATCCGAGACATCACCCGGTCCCTTTCGTCAGCAAACGTGGCCTGCAAATATCTACAGGTTCGGTCACGCCAACCCCTCCGATGTGACGGCGATTACAGGAATGTACATGACATACAGTTCTACGTATTACGCTTTACCAAACTTTTCTGAATCCAGATTCATGTTTGCTATCAACTGTCGCCGAACTGCTTGCGCAGCTCGGTTTTGAGAACCTTGCCCGAGGGGTTGCGCGGTAACGCGTCCACGACCACGAGATCCTTGGGGTGCTTGTAGCGCGCCAGCCGCGCGGTGAGAAAGCCATCGAGATCACCGATGGTCAGAGCCTCCCCGTGGATGGCCGCCACCGCGACCGGCACTTCGCCCCACTTCTCATGCGGCCTGCCAATCACCGCCACCTCGACGATCTGCTCGTGCTCAGCGAGCGCGTTCTCGACCTCCGCGCAATAGATGTTCTCTCCGCCGGAGATGATCATGTCCTTCTTGCGGTCCACCACCCATACGAAACCGTCCGCGTCCTGACGGACCAGGTCGCCGGAGTGGAACCAGCCACCCGTGAACGCGTCGGCAGTCGCCTCGGGGTTGTTCCAGTAGCCCTGCATCAGCGTCGGCGCGCGGTAGACGATCTCCCCCACATCACCGACCGGTACATCGTTCATGTTGTCGTCCACGACGCGCGCGGCAACCGTGGGAATCACCCGGCCGACGGAGCCCATCTTCCGGGTTGCGTCCTCCCCCATGAGCATGCAGGTGACCGGCGACATCTCCGTCTGCCCGAACGCGGCCAAGATCTTGGCGTCGGGGAACGTTTCGGACATCGTCCGTAACAACACATCACTGGCGGGGGCCGCGCCCCAGGAGAGCGTCTTGAGCTTGACCTTGCGCGGATTTGCTCGCTGCGCCGCACAGACGGCCTGCCACTGGGCGGGGACCAGGAAGATGCCGGTGACTCCCTCGGACTCCAGAACATCCAGCAGAGCGCCGGGATCAAAGGCGCCGAGGGGGTGAATGACCGTGGGCAAGCCCAACAACAATCCGGTGATCATGTTGCCCACGCCGGCGATGTGGAACATGGGTACGCCGATAAACCCCACATCGGAATTCAGATCAACGGTGGTGCTCAGCAAATAGGTCATCGCCTGCCCGGACAGATTGAGATGGGTCAGCACCGCACCCTTGGGCCGGCCCGTCGTCCCGGAGGTGTACATGATGAGCGCGGGAGAATCGCCGGGCAGATCCACCTCCGTGTGGGCTTCGCCCTCCTCGGCAATGACCTCTTCGTATCCGAGGGCACCGTCCTCGGATACCGAGCCGGCCACAATGACCGTCTCCAGCGCGGGCACCTGTTGGCGTACCGCGGCCGCCACCGGCGCCAGGACCGTCTCGGTGATCGCCACCTTGGCCCCGCTGTTCTCGACCAGGAATGCGACCTCCGGGGGAGTCATGCGGAAGTTCACCGGGATCGCGATGGCTCCGAGTTCGTTGATGGCCAGCCAGGATTCGACGTACTCGGGGCGGTTGAGCATGAGGATGAGCACGCGGTCCCCGAATCGGACACCGCGGCGAGACAGCGCATCGGCGAGTGATTGCACACGCTGATTCAGCTCGCCCCAGGAGATGCTGCGCCCGAGATATCGGATCGCCGTGGCGTTGGGTTGCATAAGCGCATGCCGAGCCAGCTGGTTACACCAGTTCTGCCGCCGCGCGCGGTAAGGCTGATCAAGGCCGGTGGTCACGGCGGTCACATCGATCGTGTCGGTCACAGACTCTCCTACTTACTGAAATTTGGGACGGCGGCCCTCAAGGAATGCGGCGAAGCCTTCTTGGGCGTCGGGTGAGGTCAAGAGCTCGATCTGCCCCTCACGCTCACGGGCAATGGCCTCGTCGAACAGCTTGAGTGACACCGAGTTCATGGCTTCCTTGGTCAGCTGCATCGCGCGGCGGGAACCGTGAGCCAGCTTGCGCGCCGATTTGTCGACGCGCTCGCGCAGCTGATCCCCGGTCAGTACCTCGTTGACCAGTCCGGCCGCACAGGCGTCGGCGGCATGAAGAGGCTGAGCCAGCAGGGCCATCGCATTGGCCTTCACACGGCCAATCGAGGCCGAGACCAACGCGCTCGATCCACCATCGGGCATGAGCCCGATGTTCGCGAAGGCCATCAGAAAGAAGGCAGTGTCGGCGGCGTAGATCAGGTCGCACGCCAGAGCCACCGACGCACCGATACCGGCGGCCGCGCCCGTCACTTCCGCGATGGTGGGGACCGGACAATTCAGAACCGCGCGTACCAGCCGTTCGGCGTTGTCCATGGTCAATTCAGCGGCTTGCAGCGGTGTCAGGTCCCCGGCCCCGGCCGCCAGCTCGGCGACATCGGCACCCGCCGTGAAGGCGTTCCCGGGTGCTCCTCCACTGATGACGACCACCCTCACGTCGCTGCGTTCCTGGACGGATTCCAGCGCCTCGATCAAGCCCGCGGTGGCCGGCCCGTTGAGCGCATTCATTCGATCGGGCCTGGTGAACGTGATCCGCATGATGCCGCCGTCGACGGCTACATCGGGTGCGCCGACCGATTCATGGGAACTCAAGTCGTTGCCTCCTGGATTGTCGCTTCGTCGCGTCAGGTCAAATATATTTGATATGACTTTAGATGCAAGTGCGTCACCACACATGGAAATGGCAGGCAGATCGGATGAATGCTCCCCGGACCCAGATCCGCGAGATCCGTAGGCCGCAGCTGTCCGAGGAGGTTGCCGGCCGACTACGCGCATCGATCATGACAGGCGAGCTGCGCCCGGGTGAGTACATTCGGATGGATGAGACGGCGGCCCAGCTGGGTGTGAGCGTCACACCGGTACGTGAGGCGCTACTCACGTTGCGTGGCGAAGGACTCGTCGAGGCCGTCCCGCATCGCGGTTACATGGCGGCCCCGCTGAGCCGGGCCGATATCGAAGACATCTTCGCCCAACAATCACACCTTGCCGTGGAGCTCGCGAAGACCGCTGCGAAGCGCATCAACCCGGAACAGGTCGACACCCTGGCAGATCTGAACGACACGCTTCGCAACGCCGGTTCTTCTGAGGCGATCTCCATGGCGGAGTTCGAGTTTCACCGATTTCTCAATCACGTCGCCGACCGCCCCAAGCTGGCCTGGTTCCTCCTACAGGCGACGCGGTACACCCCACACCTACTCTTCGCCTCTGACGCCGAATGGACGCGGCACGCGGTCGCGGCGCACGACAAGCTCATCGCAGCGCTGCGCGCCGGCGACAACGCTGAGGTGGTGGCTCAAACCGAGGTTCAGTTCATTGACGGCGCCCGCCGATTGATCGAGTACCTAGACCGCGCCGGGATGTGGTCCGGGGGGTAGATGCGGGTCAGCCGGGGGCTGATGGGCCGGGGCGGGTGCCGGCGGTTGCTGCGGCGCGATGGCCCCCGACGCGATTTGCTCGGCCCGATTTTTCAGCCCCTCGGCCAGGTGCTCGAGGACCTGGTTGGCGAGCTTCTTCACCATCGGCTTGGGGATCGGGAGCTTGGTCTCGACGTCCATATCGACCGTGAGCAGGCAGGTGGGCCCCATCGGGACGATCGAAAACGTCTGTTCCTGCTTCTCGAAGATGTCGCTCTCCAGCAGTCGCGTCGCCACCTGAGCGGCGTTGAGATAGGCGATCTCGGCGACGTTGGTCGAGGCCATACCCGTCATCTCCACCTTCAACCGCACGATGCGGGGGCGTCCGTCCGGGAGACGCTCCAGGATCTCGACGCTGGTGATCTCCTTGTTCCACTCGGGGTAGGCCTCGTAGTTGGTGACAATGGAGACGATCACCTGCGGAGGCGCGGCCACCTCGACGGTCTGACTGACGACTGGCATTGGTTCACTCTACCTTCGTAGTTGGCGGGCGCAGGAACTCACGCACGAGCTCATACACCTCATCCGGGCATTCAAGATGCACGAAATGTCCACCGCCATCGATGATTTCAACGCTGCGGTCGGGCAGATCCGGGCGCGCAGACTCTACCAGTCGCTGCGTCATGCACCCGTCGGCGCGACCATGTAGATAGAGCAGCGGAGTGCGCGCGCCATCCAGGAGGGATCGTTGGGTCTTCCAGTACTTTCGCGACGGAACCAGGGCCCGCCCGATGTTTGCACGGTAGTAGCCGATGACTGCCCTGCGGTTCCCCTTCTGAAGCATCGCATCACCGG is a window from the Mycobacteroides salmoniphilum genome containing:
- a CDS encoding SRPBCC family protein → MPVVSQTVEVAAPPQVIVSIVTNYEAYPEWNKEITSVEILERLPDGRPRIVRLKVEMTGMASTNVAEIAYLNAAQVATRLLESDIFEKQEQTFSIVPMGPTCLLTVDMDVETKLPIPKPMVKKLANQVLEHLAEGLKNRAEQIASGAIAPQQPPAPAPAHQPPADPHLPPGPHPGAV
- a CDS encoding MCE family protein produces the protein MKFRGPLIGLSVFMVIAVAMTWLVYSTLRRDVAGSTYDYAAMFTDVTGLRDGDDVRVAGVRVGRIESVAIDGDLAKVEFRVQTEQPLYGNTIATITYQNIVGQRYLGLSLGKTGGTDRLKPGSVIPVEQTEPSFDIGMLLHGFEPLFSVLDPAEVDNLTDGVVKSLQGDSGSIVGLVDQTSQLTETFAGRDKVLDDVITNLNGLTKTLAGQNKNLDSVLTHTREMVAILDNRRAGLVDSIGSTGFAVRRLSKISDSVYPQLNEILYREPGFVGHLNSVEPQLAFTGANLPLLLKGVARTTQEGAFINGYVCDLNITGFFPGLNDIVPIIVNAATPGNKAQYTPKCRNLADG
- a CDS encoding GntR family transcriptional regulator, which encodes MNAPRTQIREIRRPQLSEEVAGRLRASIMTGELRPGEYIRMDETAAQLGVSVTPVREALLTLRGEGLVEAVPHRGYMAAPLSRADIEDIFAQQSHLAVELAKTAAKRINPEQVDTLADLNDTLRNAGSSEAISMAEFEFHRFLNHVADRPKLAWFLLQATRYTPHLLFASDAEWTRHAVAAHDKLIAALRAGDNAEVVAQTEVQFIDGARRLIEYLDRAGMWSGG
- a CDS encoding enoyl-CoA hydratase-related protein, with translation MSSHESVGAPDVAVDGGIMRITFTRPDRMNALNGPATAGLIEALESVQERSDVRVVVISGGAPGNAFTAGADVAELAAGAGDLTPLQAAELTMDNAERLVRAVLNCPVPTIAEVTGAAAGIGASVALACDLIYAADTAFFLMAFANIGLMPDGGSSALVSASIGRVKANAMALLAQPLHAADACAAGLVNEVLTGDQLRERVDKSARKLAHGSRRAMQLTKEAMNSVSLKLFDEAIAREREGQIELLTSPDAQEGFAAFLEGRRPKFQ
- a CDS encoding MlaD family protein encodes the protein MDKPTVWQRISRRPVETYNKIWLGAIALAVIGSLVGAMLLVKAIGIGYSHYTGEFLQAASLQPGANVSYAGVPVGNVTSVELAGDHIEVGMRVRDDITLRKDAKASIKITTILGNQYVELRNSGEGVLPNRRIDLAHTDVPYDLQATLQDATATFEQVDADKIAESVAILGKQLEGLPAVLPQAMENIQTLSSVISHRRDQIGTLLASTELVSGTLYRQQGDIGKLIVQGRDLLGEFVSRQASFHSMMRAVTELTNFLSKVVVKDRRAVDALIADVKTFSNLIGGHDDLFRSILQVTAVAARNFTNLTGYGNALELSAPGGLAVDSWMCAISGRAKQFNMIPYFKDCQ
- the fadD5 gene encoding fatty-acid--CoA ligase FadD5, translated to MTDTIDVTAVTTGLDQPYRARRQNWCNQLARHALMQPNATAIRYLGRSISWGELNQRVQSLADALSRRGVRFGDRVLILMLNRPEYVESWLAINELGAIAIPVNFRMTPPEVAFLVENSGAKVAITETVLAPVAAAVRQQVPALETVIVAGSVSEDGALGYEEVIAEEGEAHTEVDLPGDSPALIMYTSGTTGRPKGAVLTHLNLSGQAMTYLLSTTVDLNSDVGFIGVPMFHIAGVGNMITGLLLGLPTVIHPLGAFDPGALLDVLESEGVTGIFLVPAQWQAVCAAQRANPRKVKLKTLSWGAAPASDVLLRTMSETFPDAKILAAFGQTEMSPVTCMLMGEDATRKMGSVGRVIPTVAARVVDDNMNDVPVGDVGEIVYRAPTLMQGYWNNPEATADAFTGGWFHSGDLVRQDADGFVWVVDRKKDMIISGGENIYCAEVENALAEHEQIVEVAVIGRPHEKWGEVPVAVAAIHGEALTIGDLDGFLTARLARYKHPKDLVVVDALPRNPSGKVLKTELRKQFGDS
- a CDS encoding MlaD family protein, whose product is MNRWQRYAGPAVVLAVLLTSGCSTNGLASLPLPAPGLTGGTYGLTAVFTNILNLPSRAKVKLGGADVGEVDSMSTTNYTAVVTMRIRSDVEIPKGTTVELRTATPLGDVFAALKPPRPADANAPLLRDGDTIGLDSTTAAATVEAVLSSAAIVVNGGAVRNLTGTVNGLGRATGPNGAAFGDLIGKSNRLLGTLNARSGQLDSALRDTAQLAAEMNTRHETLSELLVAAAPATDTLSANASHIADLADQVGAVTKQLSKFPSIAGTDTSGRSVIADFNTLAGSFNDIAVSPDTSLAALNRLMPPIIKIMAGSAFAARVSIDRLVLGSIPDIGYQGDPGLHGPKRYDWAKLVGSFKYTLWRLQERVVGKGPDAPAIPVRPSPTEPGVIEPIPGAVPVPQGPPR
- a CDS encoding MCE family protein — protein: MSTPISTRTRRVIWIAGALAVVVAVVVAAVGWTYVRERINRLTITAQFESVSGLYPDNKVSVLGMPIGKVTKITSRGTYMEVEFEVDSKVKVPADAKAVTVSTSILTDRHIELTPVYRGGPTLKNGDVIGLDRTKTPVEFDRVLAMIDRLAKAMKGDGKGGGPLADVVNNSANALSGNGELMRASLDELSKALRLSADGGAMTRDQLTKIITRLSSLFDAAARNDQNIREFSSQVRQLSQVLDQEQLGSGTTGKQLNNILMQAGSLLEQNRDAIKQSVGNSNQIAQAIYDNRRELSEGFDLLPLMADNVYNIVDPINNVVRAHVPVDRLLFDTQAAKEICNLMGLRQLGCSTGTLQDYGPDFGLTYVLDGLAAMGQK
- a CDS encoding MlaD family protein → MPNSFESDGRGPSDRQLLLCGLAIALVAALIGTALVIKSTGRFNNYVRVVAELTNVGDGLPAKSDVKFQGVLVGSVNDLTPSQRGRPNVVHIDLKPDLAPTIPRSVTARVVPSNVFAVSSVELVDHGPGAAITNGTVIGEDTELPTVLFQTTISKLRDILLANGRGRDDDSVGIFAVIAAATEGRRATLLNAAGQLTRIIDQLNDVVATDTGPSTLSALLNATKGLQTTAPELVDALHQAVKPMQTLAERRDQLQTLLNAGLHTTGTVRQSLDNQTDRMIDITTKLTPVVGVLAQNSVHFLPIAARLKVFSDKFFSDVWDPERDVVNIRGNLSFTPSTMYTRADCPRYGELKGPSCFTAPELVVRPDLPEVLLPQNFKPPPDLAPPPGTEVGPDGNLIVTGPPLHNPSPNLQDPNPPLPWWQPNPSPRIPGTADPDDAEPPPLPGGAAPAPVATAPASFGGAVGPIGSTTEREQLGMITGSAATSSTQLLLGPVARGTKPVVAQQAQSGGQR